In Actinoplanes sp. NBC_00393, a single genomic region encodes these proteins:
- a CDS encoding tetratricopeptide repeat protein: MTSPQIFLSFAGPDRTTAHRLREELQRRGLRVWLDETLPVGRGITAGIEDALNASTIMLILYSAAFPLRSACQFELTAAYLAGEREGDPLRRIMVINPETYEHHLQPIQLADAKFVPMPRDVQAMTALAQALTSAAASVDGTFGEVSFTERPPWYPDGTAGVQAFVGRYREQWDLHSQLRRVDVPLITAVTGGPVVALTGLAGSGKSTLASAYAWHFGAAYPGGVFRTALSGTTAGDVLARYGDEVRKIAEALTLPSAGASRAELTAAVADHLSTAGKPALWIIDDVPHGLDRGILAQLLPPAGTVVRTIMISRRDVFDGVAPVVELGAMSLEDSVAMLRSHREPDDGEDDLAAERVARRLGGHPFSLGLAAARLADRQGLRSYADHLDRIDSDPAALDPAIDLVGEALAELSDGARLILHVAALLAPAPVPAVVLAQIAGEARLGGDPADDLTELRRLQLATRTGDQWQVHSIVLDAVRRLPPVDDLADAAADVLLAEDPKTPVTPHLAALADHDLLDAGRSSRLRRKVVEQYRRHGEPVAAAAQWDRLLAAGDAAPDDLLAAATAHLEAGHYERGVDIARQAANPDAAWLVAHGLDALGRFGEADPWWSRVDASPAVSTEGAIAYVRSRRLRGDMKQARVRVDELIARLTDSDGREAARLELAVIQLSTNQQQEARRTAEAVVENYARRGLPEHTNAIAAQAVLAQAWLTLHLFELNPDRHQWEAAAHNLWETRESLRRSHGPLNARTLVTDVEYGFALLCLGRPKDVRTHLGETMAALNRRFPAGHHLISRATFLLAQAEAQLRKFDHALELYQQAYDGLRQSLGPRHPETLAAQYGLGVALILTTSRSRGIGLIWEVLRAAPSVVGLKTDMFGQSLVGMLLLPLLPRWVLRLLSRIGSTADQDGPHRS, from the coding sequence ATGACGAGCCCTCAGATCTTCCTCTCGTTCGCCGGACCGGACCGGACGACCGCCCACCGCCTCCGCGAGGAACTCCAACGACGAGGGCTGCGGGTGTGGCTGGACGAGACCCTGCCGGTCGGACGCGGGATCACTGCGGGCATCGAGGACGCGCTGAACGCGTCGACGATCATGCTGATCCTCTACTCGGCCGCGTTCCCGCTCCGGTCCGCGTGCCAGTTCGAGCTGACCGCCGCCTATCTGGCGGGCGAGCGCGAAGGCGATCCGCTGCGGCGGATCATGGTGATCAACCCCGAGACGTACGAGCACCACCTGCAGCCGATCCAGCTGGCTGACGCCAAATTCGTCCCCATGCCGCGTGACGTCCAAGCCATGACGGCTCTGGCACAGGCCCTCACCTCGGCTGCCGCGTCGGTGGACGGCACGTTCGGTGAGGTGAGCTTCACCGAGCGCCCGCCGTGGTACCCGGACGGGACAGCCGGGGTACAGGCCTTCGTCGGCCGGTATCGCGAGCAGTGGGATCTGCACAGCCAGCTGCGCCGGGTCGACGTCCCGTTGATCACCGCGGTCACCGGCGGGCCGGTCGTCGCGCTCACCGGCCTGGCCGGCAGCGGCAAGTCGACGCTCGCCTCGGCGTATGCGTGGCACTTCGGCGCGGCGTACCCGGGCGGCGTGTTCCGCACCGCGCTGTCCGGCACGACCGCCGGCGATGTCCTGGCCAGGTACGGCGACGAGGTCCGGAAGATTGCCGAAGCACTGACCCTGCCGAGCGCCGGCGCCAGCCGTGCAGAGCTGACGGCTGCCGTGGCGGACCACCTGTCCACCGCGGGAAAGCCGGCCCTGTGGATCATCGATGACGTGCCGCACGGGCTCGACCGCGGCATCCTCGCCCAGCTTCTGCCGCCGGCCGGCACTGTCGTGCGTACGATCATGATCAGCCGGCGGGACGTCTTCGACGGTGTCGCGCCGGTGGTCGAGCTCGGTGCGATGTCGCTCGAGGACTCGGTCGCAATGCTGCGTTCGCACCGTGAACCCGACGATGGTGAGGACGACCTGGCAGCCGAGCGGGTCGCGCGACGCCTGGGCGGTCATCCCTTCAGCCTCGGGCTCGCCGCCGCGCGGCTGGCGGATCGGCAGGGCCTGCGTTCCTACGCCGACCACCTCGACCGGATCGACAGCGATCCGGCCGCGCTCGATCCCGCGATCGATCTCGTCGGTGAGGCACTTGCGGAACTGAGCGACGGAGCCCGGCTCATCCTGCATGTCGCCGCGCTGCTCGCTCCAGCTCCCGTGCCGGCCGTGGTCCTGGCCCAGATCGCGGGCGAGGCGCGGCTGGGCGGCGATCCGGCCGACGACCTGACCGAACTGCGCAGGCTCCAGCTCGCCACCCGGACCGGCGATCAGTGGCAGGTCCACTCCATCGTGCTCGACGCGGTCCGGCGGCTACCGCCTGTCGACGACCTTGCCGATGCGGCCGCCGACGTGCTGCTGGCCGAGGACCCGAAGACGCCGGTGACACCCCACCTGGCCGCCCTGGCCGACCATGACCTGCTCGACGCCGGTCGCTCCTCCCGGCTGCGACGCAAGGTCGTCGAGCAATACCGCCGGCACGGCGAGCCGGTCGCGGCGGCCGCGCAGTGGGACCGGCTCCTGGCGGCCGGCGACGCCGCGCCGGATGACCTGCTCGCCGCCGCCACCGCACACCTGGAGGCCGGCCACTACGAGCGAGGCGTCGATATCGCCCGGCAGGCAGCCAACCCGGACGCCGCGTGGCTGGTGGCCCATGGTCTCGACGCGCTCGGCCGGTTCGGCGAGGCCGACCCCTGGTGGTCGCGGGTCGATGCGTCACCGGCCGTCTCGACGGAGGGTGCGATCGCGTACGTCCGCAGCCGCCGCCTTCGCGGCGACATGAAGCAGGCCCGGGTACGGGTCGACGAGCTCATCGCCCGGCTGACCGACTCCGACGGGCGCGAGGCCGCCCGACTTGAGCTGGCCGTCATCCAGCTCTCCACCAACCAGCAGCAGGAGGCCCGCCGCACCGCCGAGGCCGTGGTCGAGAACTATGCGAGGCGAGGGCTCCCCGAACACACCAACGCGATCGCCGCGCAGGCCGTGCTCGCGCAGGCCTGGCTCACCCTGCACCTGTTTGAGCTGAACCCCGACCGGCACCAGTGGGAGGCCGCAGCACACAACCTGTGGGAGACCCGCGAGAGCCTACGCCGGTCGCACGGCCCGCTGAACGCCCGCACGCTGGTCACGGACGTGGAGTACGGGTTCGCGCTCCTGTGCCTCGGCCGCCCGAAAGACGTGCGAACACACCTCGGCGAGACGATGGCGGCGCTGAATCGCCGATTTCCGGCCGGGCACCACTTGATCTCGCGGGCGACGTTCCTGCTCGCCCAGGCTGAGGCGCAACTGCGCAAATTTGACCATGCTTTGGAGCTCTACCAGCAGGCGTACGACGGACTGCGGCAATCGCTGGGACCCAGGCACCCGGAGACGCTGGCCGCCCAGTACGGCCTTGGCGTGGCGCTGATCCTGACAACCTCGCGCAGCCGGGGCATCGGGTTGATCTGGGAGGTGTTGCGGGCTGCGCCGTCGGTGGTCGGGCTCAAGACCGACATGTTCGGTCAGAGCCTGGTTGGGATGCTCCTGCTGCCCTTGTTGCCGCGCTGGGTGCTGCGTCTGCTCAGCCGGATCGGATCCACGGCGGACCAGGATGGTCCGCACAGATCGTGA
- a CDS encoding SulP family inorganic anion transporter translates to MSSQISRPPWLTSPKVLRTEVLAGLVVALALIPEAISFSILAGVDPRVGLFASFTMAVTIAFTGGRPAMISAATGAIALVVAPLVKSHGLDYLIAAVILGGLLQIVLALLGVAKLMRFIPRSVMVGFVNALAILIFTAQVPHLLGVPWLVYPLVVVALAIMVWLPRVTTAVPAPLVAIVLLTAFTVLVHVTVPTVGDEGTLPDSLPTFGIPDIPFTIDTLQTIAPYALGIALVGLMESLMTAKLVDDITDTHSNKTRESWGQGVANIVTGFFGGMGGCAMIGQTMINVKASGARTRLSTFLAGTFLLVLVVALGDVVALIPMAALVAVMIIVSVSTFDWHSIAPATLKRMPWGEIIVMLTTVAGTLATHNLAVGVILGVLAAMVIFARRVAHFTSVEKINNTYFVRGELFFASSNDLVYQFDYESDPEHVVVDLSNAHVWDASSVAALDAINTKYVQRGKTVEFTGLNDASARMHETLAGQLNAGH, encoded by the coding sequence ATGTCTTCGCAGATTTCCCGCCCGCCATGGTTGACGTCCCCGAAGGTGTTGCGCACTGAGGTCCTCGCCGGCCTGGTCGTGGCGTTGGCGCTGATCCCGGAGGCGATCTCCTTCTCGATCCTGGCCGGGGTCGACCCTCGCGTCGGCCTGTTCGCCTCGTTCACGATGGCCGTCACCATCGCGTTCACCGGCGGCCGACCCGCCATGATCAGCGCCGCCACCGGCGCGATCGCCCTGGTCGTGGCGCCGCTGGTGAAGTCGCACGGTCTGGACTACCTGATCGCTGCGGTCATCCTCGGCGGTCTGCTGCAGATCGTGCTGGCCCTGCTCGGGGTCGCGAAGCTGATGCGATTCATTCCACGCAGCGTGATGGTCGGATTCGTCAACGCGCTGGCCATCCTGATCTTCACGGCGCAGGTTCCCCACCTGCTCGGCGTACCGTGGCTGGTCTATCCCCTGGTTGTCGTCGCGTTAGCGATCATGGTGTGGCTGCCCAGGGTGACCACTGCGGTGCCGGCGCCGCTGGTGGCGATCGTGCTGCTGACCGCGTTCACCGTGCTCGTCCACGTCACTGTGCCTACGGTCGGTGACGAGGGCACTCTGCCGGACAGCCTGCCCACCTTCGGCATCCCCGACATCCCGTTCACGATTGACACTCTGCAGACCATCGCGCCGTATGCGCTCGGCATCGCCCTGGTCGGGCTGATGGAGTCGCTGATGACCGCCAAGCTGGTCGACGACATCACCGACACGCATTCCAACAAGACGCGCGAGTCGTGGGGTCAAGGCGTCGCGAACATCGTGACCGGCTTCTTCGGCGGCATGGGCGGCTGCGCCATGATCGGCCAGACGATGATCAACGTGAAGGCGTCCGGCGCCCGCACCCGGCTGTCCACGTTCCTGGCCGGCACGTTTTTGCTGGTCCTGGTCGTTGCGCTCGGCGACGTCGTCGCGCTGATCCCGATGGCCGCCCTGGTCGCCGTCATGATCATCGTGTCGGTCTCGACGTTCGACTGGCACAGCATCGCCCCGGCCACCCTCAAGCGGATGCCCTGGGGCGAGATCATCGTCATGCTGACCACCGTCGCCGGCACCCTCGCCACGCACAACTTGGCCGTAGGCGTGATCCTCGGCGTACTCGCCGCCATGGTCATCTTCGCCCGCCGGGTTGCCCATTTCACCTCGGTGGAGAAAATCAACAACACCTATTTCGTACGCGGTGAGCTCTTCTTCGCATCGAGCAACGACTTGGTCTACCAGTTCGATTACGAGAGCGACCCGGAGCATGTGGTGGTCGACCTCAGCAATGCGCACGTCTGGGACGCCTCTTCGGTGGCAGCCCTCGACGCGATCAACACCAAATATGTCCAGCGCGGCAAAACGGTCGAGTTCACCGGATTGAACGACGCCAGCGCCCGCATGCACGAAACCCTCGCCGGGCAGCTCAACGCCGGCCACTGA
- a CDS encoding STAS domain-containing protein translates to MAAGPSGPVSPPGGHGEGGETVILAIAGEIDMETVGHLTAVLYDAIATPGVAEIVADFSGVTFCDAVGIQGLYDAYAQARSGGIRLRLSNLQRPVRRVLEITGMLDTLT, encoded by the coding sequence GTGGCGGCCGGCCCATCCGGCCCGGTGAGCCCACCAGGCGGACACGGGGAAGGCGGCGAGACCGTAATCCTGGCCATCGCCGGCGAGATCGACATGGAGACGGTGGGCCATCTGACCGCTGTCCTGTACGACGCCATAGCCACCCCCGGCGTAGCCGAGATCGTCGCGGACTTCTCCGGGGTCACCTTCTGTGACGCCGTCGGCATCCAGGGCCTGTACGACGCCTACGCCCAGGCACGGTCCGGCGGCATCCGGCTCAGACTGTCCAACCTGCAGCGGCCGGTGCGCCGGGTGCTGGAGATAACCGGGATGCTGGACACGCTGACCTGA
- a CDS encoding TM2 domain-containing protein: MSQPHAPHPQGHFAHSPAPVQVVLPRPLKETWIAYLLLLFLGGLGIHQFYLGKTGRGLLTLFTIGGFFGILLIVDLFTLPSQTRTVNAQIATGVA, from the coding sequence TTGTCCCAGCCCCACGCTCCGCACCCGCAGGGCCACTTCGCTCACTCCCCCGCACCGGTGCAGGTCGTCCTGCCCCGTCCGCTGAAGGAGACCTGGATCGCCTACCTTCTGCTGCTGTTCCTCGGCGGGCTCGGCATCCACCAGTTCTACCTGGGCAAGACCGGCCGCGGCCTGCTGACCCTGTTCACCATCGGCGGCTTCTTCGGCATCCTTCTCATCGTGGACCTGTTCACGCTGCCCAGCCAGACCCGGACGGTCAACGCCCAGATCGCCACCGGCGTCGCCTGA
- a CDS encoding tetratricopeptide repeat protein, with protein sequence MTDGTDVFLCYSWVDKRRADELYDALTEAGLTVFQDEPGLQDYDHISEGVDAALRSARVVVVLYTPSLPASEYCRQEMHFALLRSYRLHRSRARVLAVIQGMDIADVRPERLHHWRLPRTDSDPRTIAAQIAEYVARLGDVDSRRLGDAPDPMPAPWRTGPRRDPHELYGREFELWRIHDALFPEDDATIGGQVAAVTGPGGEGKTMLAEQYARLFADDFPGGVLGPGQAVPAPGLPYLWLVDDVPDGIDLPAFKALLAPTPEGRTLVTARHDLQGWVHPRKHIRIGGLGRSAALAALTCRWPAGSGERVARRLQRLAEDRREYGAARDVVDALGRHALALRLAAGLAGAPGFTGFRELATAVRDPDRDALAMAEQLRPRLSTDHIGSVAATVTLAVRELPEAGCDLLLVTSVLGSAPVPAALIADILADAGGLDHVATGLAEATARHLAEELPDGSLLIHPMILRAVRTLHHDDPHRQALRLAAVDTIGAWLDASWERQRPIGEPAVLLPHVAAVAAGMHDIDEWHLLNEAGRVHMKLGDSRAALDVFDRLHEVCRAGLGENDPVTLAVRLGLGTAYGLHGDHAKALSLLEGVHKALAERLGADDPDALTALNNIAVVHTSAGDHEVARDLYRQVHTARERRYGPGHPDTLDALHNLAIATGRVGDQQKALGLKKDVYDAVRSVHGDDHERTLDAYESLAVTMLELSDRDGARRIFRQVYEQHRAAPVARAATAAAAENSAAAEDDPDLVLRLLAEAYRIRVDVQGPAHPRTRRSLRSLLIGRVRGLDEAPLGAVEPTADLPGGVLPEDIRLDADDMDERIELFGLASTYYDRQLKRSGSDSTDTALALCYLAHATAALDQMDLQFDQAWVLIDNAAEGLEDDHGPDHPDTVAADRIRRWIASLGGEPA encoded by the coding sequence GTGACCGACGGGACTGACGTCTTCCTGTGCTACTCGTGGGTGGACAAGCGGCGGGCCGACGAGCTTTACGACGCGCTGACCGAGGCGGGGCTCACCGTCTTCCAGGACGAGCCCGGGTTGCAGGACTACGACCACATCTCCGAGGGCGTCGACGCCGCGCTTCGCTCCGCGCGAGTTGTGGTCGTCCTTTACACACCGTCGCTGCCGGCCAGTGAGTACTGCCGTCAGGAGATGCATTTCGCTCTGCTGCGCTCGTACCGCCTGCACCGCAGCCGCGCCCGGGTGCTCGCGGTGATCCAGGGCATGGACATCGCGGACGTGCGACCCGAGCGGTTGCACCACTGGCGGCTTCCGCGGACCGACTCGGACCCGCGCACCATCGCCGCGCAGATCGCCGAGTATGTCGCCCGCCTGGGTGACGTGGACTCCCGCCGGCTCGGCGACGCACCCGATCCGATGCCCGCGCCCTGGCGCACCGGCCCTCGGCGTGACCCGCACGAGCTCTACGGCCGGGAGTTCGAGCTGTGGCGCATCCACGATGCGCTGTTCCCCGAGGACGATGCCACCATCGGGGGACAGGTCGCCGCGGTGACCGGTCCCGGCGGCGAGGGCAAGACGATGCTGGCCGAGCAGTACGCCCGGTTGTTCGCCGACGACTTCCCGGGCGGCGTGCTCGGTCCCGGGCAGGCCGTTCCCGCGCCGGGCCTGCCGTACCTGTGGCTGGTGGACGACGTGCCCGATGGCATCGACCTGCCTGCCTTCAAGGCATTGCTCGCCCCGACGCCGGAAGGCCGGACGCTGGTGACGGCCCGGCACGACCTCCAGGGCTGGGTGCATCCGCGCAAGCACATCCGGATCGGCGGGCTCGGCCGCTCCGCGGCGCTTGCCGCGCTCACCTGCCGCTGGCCGGCAGGCTCCGGCGAGCGAGTTGCGCGACGCCTCCAGCGGCTGGCCGAAGACCGCCGCGAGTACGGCGCCGCGCGCGATGTGGTCGACGCGCTGGGCAGACACGCCCTGGCCTTGCGCCTGGCCGCTGGTCTGGCCGGCGCGCCGGGCTTCACCGGCTTTCGCGAGCTGGCGACCGCGGTGCGTGACCCCGACCGGGATGCGCTCGCCATGGCCGAGCAGCTGCGCCCCCGGCTGTCCACCGATCACATCGGCAGCGTCGCCGCCACGGTGACCCTCGCCGTCCGCGAGCTGCCCGAAGCGGGCTGCGACCTGCTGTTGGTGACGAGCGTGCTTGGATCGGCTCCCGTCCCGGCAGCGCTGATCGCCGACATCCTGGCCGACGCCGGCGGACTCGATCATGTCGCCACGGGTCTGGCCGAGGCCACCGCACGTCATCTGGCCGAGGAGCTGCCTGACGGATCGTTGCTGATCCATCCGATGATTCTCCGCGCGGTGCGAACACTGCATCACGACGATCCGCACCGCCAGGCTCTGCGGCTGGCCGCGGTGGACACGATCGGCGCGTGGCTCGACGCCAGCTGGGAACGGCAGCGTCCGATCGGTGAGCCCGCCGTTCTGTTGCCGCACGTCGCCGCTGTCGCCGCCGGAATGCACGACATCGACGAATGGCACCTGCTCAACGAGGCCGGACGGGTCCACATGAAACTCGGTGACAGCCGTGCCGCGCTCGACGTCTTCGACCGCTTGCACGAGGTCTGCCGGGCGGGACTGGGCGAGAACGACCCGGTCACGCTTGCTGTGCGGCTGGGATTGGGTACGGCGTACGGGCTCCACGGTGATCATGCGAAGGCGCTGAGCCTTCTTGAAGGCGTCCACAAGGCACTGGCCGAGCGGCTCGGAGCCGATGATCCCGACGCGCTCACGGCGCTCAACAACATCGCGGTCGTCCACACGTCGGCCGGTGACCACGAGGTGGCCCGTGACCTGTACCGGCAGGTTCACACGGCGCGCGAGCGCAGGTACGGGCCGGGGCATCCCGACACGCTGGACGCGCTGCACAACCTGGCGATCGCGACCGGCCGCGTCGGTGACCAGCAGAAGGCGCTGGGGCTAAAGAAGGACGTGTACGACGCGGTGCGGTCCGTGCACGGCGACGACCACGAACGCACTCTCGACGCGTACGAGAGCCTGGCCGTGACCATGCTGGAGCTGTCCGACCGCGACGGCGCCCGGCGCATCTTCCGGCAGGTGTACGAACAGCACCGGGCCGCACCGGTGGCCCGTGCCGCGACCGCGGCCGCAGCGGAGAACTCGGCCGCAGCCGAGGACGACCCGGACCTAGTCCTGCGTCTGCTGGCCGAGGCGTACCGGATCCGGGTCGACGTCCAAGGCCCGGCGCACCCACGCACCCGCCGTTCGCTGCGTTCCTTACTGATCGGACGCGTGCGGGGGCTCGACGAGGCTCCACTCGGGGCCGTCGAGCCGACCGCGGATTTGCCCGGCGGTGTGCTGCCGGAGGACATCCGCCTCGATGCCGACGACATGGACGAGCGGATCGAACTTTTCGGCCTCGCGAGCACCTACTACGACAGACAGCTCAAGCGATCCGGTTCGGACTCGACGGACACCGCGCTGGCGCTCTGTTATCTGGCGCACGCGACGGCCGCGCTCGACCAGATGGATCTTCAGTTCGACCAGGCGTGGGTTCTCATCGACAACGCCGCCGAAGGGCTGGAGGACGACCACGGACCAGATCATCCGGACACCGTGGCCGCCGACCGGATCCGGCGGTGGATCGCATCACTCGGCGGTGAACCGGCATGA
- a CDS encoding MerR family transcriptional regulator, which translates to MTAGRMQIGEAAERVGLSIRTLRHYEDAGLVLPSARSEGGFRLYTEPDLDRLRVIKRMKPLGFTLDEMRDLLAILDALGDPAVTGEERKALQERLAMFHDAADTRVQALRQQLEMAEGFARQIAEQIERHAG; encoded by the coding sequence ATGACGGCAGGACGCATGCAGATCGGCGAGGCCGCCGAACGGGTGGGCTTGAGCATCCGTACGCTGCGCCACTACGAAGACGCCGGCCTGGTCCTGCCCTCAGCGCGCAGCGAGGGCGGGTTCCGGCTCTACACGGAGCCTGATCTGGACCGGCTGCGCGTCATCAAGCGGATGAAGCCGTTGGGCTTCACCCTGGACGAGATGCGTGACCTGCTCGCCATTTTGGATGCGCTCGGTGATCCGGCTGTCACTGGCGAGGAGCGGAAGGCGCTGCAGGAGCGGCTCGCGATGTTTCATGATGCCGCCGACACCCGGGTGCAGGCGTTGCGTCAACAGCTCGAGATGGCGGAAGGCTTCGCCCGGCAGATCGCCGAACAAATCGAACGCCACGCCGGCTGA
- a CDS encoding DEAD/DEAH box helicase: MAEDLPETDAGFAALELRPELLTALSELGYEEPTPIQREAIPPLIAGKDLVGQAATGTGKTAAFALPLLQGLVAGGQDGPDALVLVPTRELAEQVSQAVHRYGRSLGVRVLPVYGGQPISRQLQVLRRGVDIVVGTPGRVLDHIERGTLQLGEIRAVVLDEADEMLDMGFAEDIEAILAETPDTRQTVLFSATMPPRIDAIARRHLREPLRIRMAREATPADSLPRVRQSAYLVARAHKTAALGRVLDVEAPQAAIVFCRTREEVDEITQSLNGRGYRAEALHGGLSQDQRDRVMGRLRGGATELLVATDVAARGLDVDLLTHVINYNVPSAPEAYVHRIGRVGRAGREGAAITLAEPREQRMLKAIERLTGQRIIAEKLPTVTDLRVRRMELLRTTVHEALEADDLDRFGPILEALTEDADVESVALAALKLLHEANGGDVDEPEIPSVAPLRERETRKPGADRYDNDRPIRQKRNRSADNDTTRVFVGLGRRAGLRPQDLVGAITGEAGLPARDVGAIQITDRFALVEVPEAAADRVIRSLQHSTIRGRRPTVRRERFDR, translated from the coding sequence ATGGCTGAAGACCTGCCGGAGACCGATGCGGGCTTCGCCGCCCTGGAACTGCGTCCCGAACTACTGACCGCGCTCAGCGAACTGGGCTACGAAGAGCCGACGCCGATTCAGCGCGAGGCGATCCCGCCGTTGATCGCCGGCAAGGACCTCGTCGGCCAGGCGGCGACCGGCACCGGCAAGACCGCGGCGTTCGCGTTGCCGCTGCTGCAAGGCCTGGTGGCCGGCGGGCAGGACGGCCCCGACGCACTGGTGCTGGTGCCGACCCGGGAGCTCGCCGAGCAGGTGTCGCAGGCAGTCCACCGCTACGGCCGCAGCCTGGGCGTGCGTGTCCTCCCGGTCTACGGCGGTCAGCCGATCAGCCGCCAGCTGCAGGTGCTGCGCCGCGGCGTGGACATCGTCGTCGGCACGCCGGGCCGCGTCCTCGACCACATCGAGCGCGGCACGCTGCAGCTCGGCGAGATCCGTGCCGTCGTGCTCGACGAGGCCGACGAGATGCTGGACATGGGCTTCGCCGAGGACATCGAGGCGATCCTCGCGGAGACTCCCGACACCCGGCAGACGGTGCTGTTCTCGGCGACCATGCCGCCGCGCATCGACGCGATCGCCCGCCGGCACCTGCGCGAACCGTTGCGGATCCGGATGGCCCGCGAGGCCACGCCGGCCGACAGCCTGCCCCGGGTACGGCAGAGCGCGTACCTGGTCGCCCGGGCGCACAAGACCGCCGCGCTCGGCCGGGTGCTGGACGTCGAGGCGCCGCAGGCGGCGATCGTGTTCTGCCGCACCCGCGAGGAAGTCGACGAGATCACTCAGAGCCTCAACGGCCGCGGCTACCGCGCCGAGGCCCTGCACGGCGGACTGAGCCAGGACCAGCGCGACCGGGTGATGGGCCGGCTGCGCGGCGGGGCCACGGAGTTGCTGGTCGCCACCGACGTCGCCGCCCGCGGCCTGGACGTCGACCTGCTCACCCACGTCATCAACTACAACGTGCCGTCGGCGCCCGAGGCGTACGTGCACCGCATCGGCCGCGTCGGCCGGGCCGGCCGCGAGGGCGCCGCGATCACCCTGGCCGAGCCGCGTGAGCAGCGGATGCTCAAGGCCATCGAGCGGCTCACCGGGCAGCGGATCATCGCGGAGAAGCTGCCGACGGTCACGGATCTGCGGGTCCGGCGCATGGAGCTGCTCCGTACGACGGTGCACGAAGCTCTCGAGGCCGATGACCTGGACCGGTTCGGCCCGATTCTGGAGGCGCTGACCGAGGACGCGGACGTCGAGTCGGTCGCGCTGGCCGCGCTCAAGCTGCTGCACGAGGCGAACGGCGGCGACGTCGACGAGCCGGAGATCCCGTCGGTGGCGCCGCTGCGCGAGCGGGAGACCCGCAAGCCGGGCGCTGATCGGTACGACAACGACCGGCCGATCCGTCAGAAGCGCAACCGGTCGGCCGACAACGACACGACCCGGGTGTTCGTCGGCCTCGGCCGCCGCGCCGGTCTCCGCCCGCAGGACCTCGTCGGCGCGATCACCGGCGAGGCCGGCCTGCCCGCCCGCGACGTCGGCGCTATCCAGATCACCGACCGGTTCGCCCTGGTCGAGGTGCCGGAGGCAGCCGCCGACCGGGTGATCCGCTCGCTGCAGCACAGCACCATCCGCGGCCGGCGCCCCACGGTGCGCCGCGAACGCTTCGACCGATAG